The Campylobacter curvus genome includes the window TGAGCGAAACATCTACTTGATGAGCGACGGCGATCAGATGGAGATCTGTCAAAAATACATGAAGCGCGCTAAGACCGTGAAAACGGGCAAAGTCTTTATCGACAATCAAATCAATAAACAAATTTCAGACGACGTCGTCATCGACCGTCAAAATTTAGCCGAAGCGGGTGTGGTGATGATCATCGCGCAAATTTCGCGCCACAGCCAAAAGCTCATCAACAAGCCGCGCGTCATCAGCTACGGACTGGTCGCGGACAGGCAGGATAATGAGTTTAGCAAAGAGATGGAAGAGGTGCTGGTGCAGTTTCTAAGCAATGTCAAAGAGGAGCTTTTAAAAGACAACCGCATGCTCGAAGCTCAGGTGCGCCAAGTCATCCGCAAGCACATTTTTAGAAAGATCAAAAAATATCCGACCATTGTGCCGATCATCTATCTAATGTAAGGAAAATTTGATGCAAAATATGCAAGACATCGCCGCCGAGGTGCTAAAAATCGAAGCTAATGAGCTACTGCGCCATGCGTCAAATTTAGGTAGCGAGATAGAGGAAGCCGTAAATTTGATGTATAACGCAAAGGGCAAGGTCATCGTCACGGGCGTGGGCAAAAGCGGACACATCGGTGCAAAGATTGCCGCGACACTTGCCAGCACGGGCACGCCTAGCTTTTTCATCCATCCGACCGAGGCGATGCACGGAGACCTTGGTATGATCGATAAAAACGATGTCGTTTTAGCGATAAGTTTTAGCGGTGAGAGCGATGAGCTGGTTAAAATTTTGCCTCACATCAAACGCTTTGGCGTAAAAATCATCGCGATGGCAAGGAGTAGGGCAAGCTCGCTTGGTAAATTTAGCGACGCGTTCATCTGCCTTGACATCGTGCGCGAGGCGTGCCCGCTAAATGTCGCGCCGACCACATCGACGACGCTCACGCTCGCACTTGGCGACGCGCTTGCGGTTTGCTTGATGACAAAGCGCGGGTTTAAGAAAGAAGACTTTGCAAATTTTCATCCGGGCGGCAGCCTTGGCAAGCGGCTGTTTTTAAAGGTAAAAAACGTGATGAGAAGCGAGAATTTGCCGATCGTTAGTGACGATGTTAGTCTTAAAAACGCTATAGATACGATGACGCACGGCAAGCTTGGCAACGTGCTGTTAGTAAATTTAAAGGGCGAGTTAGTAGCGGTTTTAAGTGATGGCGACTTGCGGCGTGCGCTGATGAGTGAAAAATTTGACATCAACGAGAAGGCGATAAAATACGCCACAAAATCGCCAAAAACGCTGTCAGATCCCGAAATGCTGGCAATCGACGCGTTAAAACTCATAGAAGAGTATAAAATTCAAATTTTGATCGTAGTTGATAACGCATGCAAACCTATCGGCGTGCTGCATATCCACGATCTGGCAAATTTAGGACTATAAAATGCAAAAAATGAGGCTGAATAAATTCATATCGCATAACACGAGTTACTCGCGTAGAGAGGCTGACGAGCTCATAAAATCGGGCAAAGTAAGCGTCAATAACAAACTTGTTAGCGAGCTGGCGACGAGCGTTAGCGACGAGGACAAGGTCAAGATCGGCGGGCGACTCGTGAAGCTAAAAAAGGACTTTACGATGATCGTCTATCATAAGCAAAAGGGCGAACTCGTCACCAAAAAAGACGATCGCGGACGCAAGACGATCTACGATGCGTTGCCCGAGAGCTTTGCTAAATTTGTCAGTATCGGGCGGCTTGATTACGCTAGCGAGGGGCTTTTGCTACTCACTGATGCGCCTGCGATCGCCACGGCTCTCATGGGCAGTGACATCGAGCGCGAATACTATCTAAAAGTCAAAGGCGAGATCACCGATGAGGTCAAAGCTGCGATGCGCGAGGGCTTTTTCGCCGCTGATGCGAGCAAGGGTGCGCACGCAAAGAGCAAGATAAAGTCGATGGAATTTAAGCCTTTTGTTGCGTTTGACATCTTTGGCTCAAGCGGCGGATATACGAAATTTCGCGTCATCATAAACGAAGGGCAAAACCGCGAGCTAAGGCGGTTTTTTGGCTATTTTGACCTAGAAGTCATGGATCTAAAACGCGTCAGCTTTGGTCGCGTGGATCTTGGAATGCTAAAACCCGGTAAATGGCGATACTTTGAAAACGGCGAATATGAAGATTTGAGAGATTTTTTGAAAGCCAATGATATAAGATATTAAAAAATAATCAGTAATAAAATTGTACGTACATGAGATTATTGCTACATTTCTTGATCGATCATCGCAAATTTTACCAGTTTTGGTCTCACTATCTTTTCGTAGTCTTTTGCGTTTAAAATGATAGAATGATCAAGTAATCCCGCGTTAAAAGCGATCTCCTCATACCTTTCAAACAAGCTAGGATCGGCGATTAATAGTAAATTTTTATGGAAGCTAAATGGCGGCACCGAGCCAAAAACGCAGTCTGTTAGTTCTAGCACTTCTGATGGGCTTGCCAAGCTCGCTTTTGTGCCGCCAAGCGCAGTCGTAAGGGCGTCTAAATTTGCTTTATGATCGGCCGGAAGCACTGCCAGGACGAAAATTTTATTAGCTTTCATCCTAGGTTTATCGTCGGCAAGCCGCAAATGAGACGGGGCACTGCAGACTATATCGCCAAGAGCGTCTAAATTTACCCCTTTGATAGAACAAACTAACGCCTTGGCTCCTTGTCCTAGCTCGGTATTTCGCAGTCTGGCCACTTCTTCGCTAGTCCTAGCCTCCGCATGCGAAACCACTCTAAATTTAGCGTTTTGCGAGCTCAAAAGCTCCTTTATACTTTCAAAAATTCTCTGTGACATTTTGCATCCTTTTAGCTAATTATACATTAAATTTAAGCTTGTTATAATGACAAAAAGGAAAAATATGCAGGTAAATTTAGAAGATGTAAAAATCGAGCCAAGCTGGAAAGATGCCTTGAAAGGTGAGTTTTTGAGCCCGTATTTTGGTGATATAAAAGAAAAGCTAATAGGTGCAAAAAGAGCTGGTGTTGTCTATCCGCCGTCAAATTTGATATTTAATGCTTTTAATCTAACACCGTTTGATGCCGTAAAGGTCGTCATACTTGGACAAGACCCTTATCACGGTCCTAATCAAGCCATGGGACTAAGCTTTTCAGTCCCAAGCGGTATGAGGATCCCACCAAGTCTTGTAAATATATATAAAGAAATTTACGATGATTTGGGTATCCGCGAGCCAAATTCTGGCGATCTGACGTATTGGGCGAAGCAGGGTGTTTTGTTGCTGAACGCTTCACTAACTGTTGGCGCTAACATGGCAAATTCGCATAGTGGTTTTGGCTGGCAAATTTTCACCGATGCAGTCATTAAAATTTTAAGCCGTGAGCGTGAAAATATCGTGTTTCTACTCTGGGGCAATCCCGCAAAAGCTAAAATCCCACTCATCGATACTAACAAACACTTAGTGCTAACAGCCGCTCATCCAAGTCCTTTGGCGCGCGGTGCATTTTTTGGCTGCCGTCACTTTTCTAAGACAAATTTTTATCTTACGCAGCATGCAAAGACACCGATAGATTGGGATCTGAATAATTTCAAATTTAGGCTTTCCTAAAATTCGCGGCGGAACAAATGAGCTGATTTTTAGTGCACAGTACTTACAAGCTTAACTCTCGTAATTTCGCTATCGTCACTCGGATTTTCTGCTTAGAAGTAGCTTAAAGAAACCAAAATATAGTCTGATTTTTTATGAATAAATTTAAAAACTTCACAAATAAGCTTTACCTGTGAAGTTTTTAAATAGATAGCCTATGAAATTTATTTAGGCATCGCTTGCATTACTTGTTTCATTTGTTCGAGTGCAGGCTTGCAAGCGGCCTCTTGTGAATCTTTTGGAAGTTGGGCAAATTGTTTTTTCTGGTCCTCGTATGTTGACTTCATGGCTGCCATTTGTGGGTTATCTTTTGACATTTCTACAAATTTGTCAACCATTTTGAAATATTCTTCGCAAGTAGGCGAAAGATCTGCTGCCGTAGCTGAAATGCTCATAGCGCTTAAAAAGGCGATTGCCAACAATGATTTTTTCATATATTCTCCTTGAAATAAAATATAAACGATTATATTATTTTATACTTTAAAACAAATTTAAGATAAATATCAGATATTATTTGATTTTATAAATTTCTAGATTAACTATATTAAAACGGCTCTGTTTCAAAAAAAGTGCTGATAGCCTTAAACGAACGCTTTGCAAGTCTTACTTGCTCTACAAAGTGCCGAACATATAGCACGCTCTGTTTGCAGTTGCGAAGCAAAATAGTGTCGCTTCATAATATTTGACTACGCTAGAATGTTTTAAATTTTAAAAATCAATACTTCTTAAAGCAAGGCTATTAAAATATATAAAGTATGTTTAAACATCATTAACGTCTAATTTATTCTTAAGAAAATAACTGCTATTATCCTTATAATTTAATGTTAATTATCAATATTTATTTTAAAATATAAGGAGGTAAAATGTGTAAATTAAGCAAAGTTACCGCCATTATTTTATTTGGCGTATCTTCTGCCACAGCACAAATGGGGGGGGGTTCGGACGTAAATTCTAAACGAACCGACTCAAACACGACCATCGCGACAGTCAGGCTCGATACGGTCTCGATCATGGCAAATAGGAGCGAAACCGATGTCGCAAAATACGCAGGTCAGGTCAGTATCTTAAATCAAAATGACTTGGTAAAATCGCCCTCTATTATCGAAGATCTAGGCTCTGTTCCTGGTGTGCAGCTTGGAAATGACTTTGGTCGGCAGGTCGGTCAGTATTTCAACATCCGCGGCTTTGGCTATCAAAGCGAAGCCCGCGTCATCATCGAACAAGACGGTATTAAGCGCTCTGCATCACTCTTTTCAAACCAAATTTCAAGCTTTCGCGTCGATAATGACTTGCTAAAACGCGTCGAAGTCGTAAAGGGTGCATCATCTGTGCTTCACGGCAGTGGCGCGATCGGTGGTATCGTTAGCATGCAGACAAAAGGCGTAAATGACTTCATAAACCCGGGTAGCGACTACGGCGTTACGATAGGCCATCGTCAAGAGAGCAATCACATGAATTCAAACCGCGCTGCCATAGCTTTGCGACCGGTAGAAAATTTCGGATTTGTGCTTTATGGCAAGCACGCGGACTTTGGCACGATGAAGATGGCAAAGGACGGCAAGAGAACGGGTATAAAGTATGCGATAAACGATGAACGCATAAATACCGTCTTTGCAAAGACTGAGTGGGCGATCACTGATGAGCATAGCATAGAAGCTAGCGTGTTTAACTATCATGAGAATTTCATCACCGGTTGGCAGTCGCTTTACTGGTCGGAGCCCGGGGCACTACCGACGGTCGGACGGCTAAAACAGCGCGATTACAGCGTGATGTATAAATATACTCCGCTTAATAACAACTGGGTAAATTTGTCGCTTCAGTATTATAATGCAAGGGCTCAAAATCATAGGATAAGATCCGGTATATTAAGACGCCAGCCGATTTTAATTGATTACGTCAATAAAGACGACAGATGGGGGATGAGGCTAAAAAATGAGAGTGTTTTTGCCACGGGCTGGCTGGAGCATAGGCTGGTAACCGGCGTTGATTACGAGCATAGGAAAGAAGACGCGATATTTTTGTATAACGGCGAACCGTCTGACTTTGGCTCGTTTCCAAATTTTTACAAAGACCTTGGTATCTACGCTCAAGATGTCTTTGATGTGGGAAAATTTGAATTTACCCTTGGCGGGCGTTTTGATAAATTTAAACGCGGTGTGAAGCTACCGGGTAGGAGCACGAGCTCGGAGTCTAGATTTTCTCCTAAATTTGCCGTTGCTTACGAGGTGCTTGATGGTGTAAATTTACTCGCCGGATACGCCGAGACCTTTAGAAGTCCTACGCCAAACGAGACCTCTCCTATTGGCCCGCTAAATCCGCATTACTGGTATATGTCAAACCCTCAGCTAAAACCGGAGCTTGCAAAAGAGTATGAGCTTGGCTTTTCTATCGACAAGCAAAATTTACTCGGCGATGACGAGCTGTATTTTAAGGCGACTTACTACAATGGCAATATCAAAGATATGATAGCTTTGCAAGCAAAACCTGGTAATCCGCCATTTGATCCAGACGCACCCAATAGGCGCTATGGTATGTATGAAAATGTCGATCACGCAAAGCGTCATGGCATCGAGGTCGAGTCAAAATATGCCATAAACAATCTCGTCTTCTCTCTAGGCTACGACCACACTAAAATTTATGATAAAGCAACCAAAAAGATACTCACCGTCTATGCTGACAAGCTGACATTGGGTGCGCTTTATAAATATCAGCCTTGGGGGCTTAGCATGGGTGCTGATGTGACGCATTGGTTCAAACCTAATAACGATGAAAAAGAATTCGTTTCACAGGGTGTGACCTACAAAAACAACGACGAGACTTTCACGATCGTAAATTTAAAAGGCAAATGGGAGCCGAAGAATTTTGATAGCTATTTGCTAAATAAAGGGCTTAAAATCAGCTTTGGTATAAATAATCTCTTCAATAAAGAATACATCTTCCCAAACGGAGTAAAAAAGACCTCAAGAGTCGGCAAAGGACGAAATTTTTATATAGACTTTGAAAAGACGTTTTAGGCGGTAAAATTTACGGACGGGGCATGAAGCCTCGTTCGTATTTAAATTTGAGTATAATAGCTCAAATTTAAAAGGAGAAAATTTGCAAGCCTTTGCTTTACGCTTCCGTCCCCAAAAGCTCGATGATATCTACGGACAAAGCGATATAGTCGCCGTCTTTAAAAAATTTATAGCAAACGAAAAGATCCCGCACAGTATATTTTACGGACTTGCAGGCTGTGGTAAAACGAGCTTTGCACGAGCTATTGCGGCAGAGATGAGCTATGATTTTTATGAGTTTGACGGGGGCAATCTGAAGGTAGAAGAATTTCGCAAAATTTTAAAAAACTATGAAAACGCCCTAAATAAGCCGATATTTTTCATCGATGAGATCCACCGCCTGAGCAAAACCCAGCAAGAAGCCCTACTCATCCCGATGGAAAACTACCGTGCTATAATAATCGGTGCAAGCACGGAAAACCCATTTTTTACGCTAAGCTCCGGTATCCGTAGCCGCTCGATGCTATTTGAATTCAAGCCCCTTAACTCACGCGACTTTGAGAGGCTACTAACGCGTGTTAGCGACGAGATAAAATTTGATATAGACGACGAAGCTAAGGAGTATCTTTTTAAAAGTAGCGGTGGAGACGCAAGGAGCTTTCTAAATTTACTCGAATTCGCGCTGAGTCTGGGCACTAACATAACGCTTGAAAATCTCAAAATTCTACGTGCAAATGCCGTTAGTGAAGGCGTGAGCGAGGACGATACGCACTACCATTTAGCAAGCGCATTTATAAAAAGTCTGCGAGGTAGCGACGAGAACGCCGTTATTTATTACCTTGCGCGGCTCATCGATGCCGGCGAGAGTGCGGACTTTATCGCGCGCAGAATGGTGATATTTGCGAGCGAAGATATCGGTAACGCTAATCCAAACGCCCTAAATTTAGCTGTCAGCACGCTAACAGCTGTTAGTAAGATAGGCTATCCGGAAGCGCGCATAATCCTCTCTCAATGCGCCGTCTATCTAGCTCACTCGCCAAAGTCGAATTCAAGCTATTTAGCTATAAACAGCGCCTTAAAATACGTCAAAAACGAGCAACCTCTTAAAATCCCACCGTATCTCGTCAATACGGATCCGCAGATCAAAAACTACCTTTACCCGCATGATTTTGGTGGCTGGGTCGAGCAAAAATATCTCGAAAAGCCGCTGAAATTTTACGAAAGCAAGGGCATAGGCTTTGAAAAAACGCTTGATGAGTGGATCGGTAAGATAAAAATTAAAAAGTAGTCGATCTTTTTTACATTTTATAAAAATTTTAAATTTTTTTTAATATACTGAAAAATCTTATTGAAATTTGCTTGAAAAGGATTTGCCATTGGAACTATTTACCGATCTCGTCAGCAAGATAAACTCGTTCGTTTGGGGGCCGTATTTTCTGATAGCTCTGCTTTGTGGCACGGGACTTTACTTTACTATCAGACTAAAATTCGTTCAAATTTTTAAATTCAAAGACGGCTGGGATCGCTTATTTGGCAGCTTTTCTCTTCACGGTGAAGCGGCCGGCAAGCACGGTATGAGCTCCTTTCAAGCAGTCGCTACCGCAGTCGCAGCACAAGTCGGCACTGGTAACTTAGTCGGCGCATCTACCGCTATCATAATGGGTGGCCCCGGTGCGATATTTTGGATGTGGTGTGCCGCATTTTTAGGGATGGCGACGAATTTTGCCGAAATTTGCCTAGCGCAGGTTTATCGCACGAAGGATAATAGTGGCCATACGATAGGCGGTCCAGCATTTTATATATCGCGCGGACTTGGCGGAAAGATGGGTAAAATTTTAGCCACGTTTTTTGCTTTAGCTATCATTTTGGCGCTTGGCTGTATGGGAAATATGGTGCAAGCAAATTCCATCTCGGACGGCTTTGCCGGTGCATTTGGCGTGCCGCAATGGCTAATGGGTGTCATATTGGCCGTCATATGCGCCGTAGTTTTCATAGGCGGAGTAAAGACTATCGCACGCGTAGCCGAAAAGGTCGTGCCGCTCATGGCGATACTTTATGTTTTTGTGGGCCTTGTGATAATGTGTGTGAATTTTAAAGAGATCCCGGGCGTGATATCTATCATTTTTGAGGCGGCTTTTGACCCGTCTGCAGCCTGGGGTGGGGCGGTAGGAGCTAGCATAGCGACGGCGATGAGATACGGCATCGCGCGCGGACTGTTTTCAAACGAAGCGGGCATGGGTTCGACTCCGCATGCTCACGCTGCAGCACAGGTGAAACACCCGGTAGAGCAAGGTATGCTTGGTATAATGAGCGTATTTGTCGATACTTTCGTCGTTTTAAACATTACTGTCTTCGTCGTACT containing:
- a CDS encoding KpsF/GutQ family sugar-phosphate isomerase — protein: MQNMQDIAAEVLKIEANELLRHASNLGSEIEEAVNLMYNAKGKVIVTGVGKSGHIGAKIAATLASTGTPSFFIHPTEAMHGDLGMIDKNDVVLAISFSGESDELVKILPHIKRFGVKIIAMARSRASSLGKFSDAFICLDIVREACPLNVAPTTSTTLTLALGDALAVCLMTKRGFKKEDFANFHPGGSLGKRLFLKVKNVMRSENLPIVSDDVSLKNAIDTMTHGKLGNVLLVNLKGELVAVLSDGDLRRALMSEKFDINEKAIKYATKSPKTLSDPEMLAIDALKLIEEYKIQILIVVDNACKPIGVLHIHDLANLGL
- a CDS encoding pseudouridine synthase, with amino-acid sequence MRLNKFISHNTSYSRREADELIKSGKVSVNNKLVSELATSVSDEDKVKIGGRLVKLKKDFTMIVYHKQKGELVTKKDDRGRKTIYDALPESFAKFVSIGRLDYASEGLLLLTDAPAIATALMGSDIEREYYLKVKGEITDEVKAAMREGFFAADASKGAHAKSKIKSMEFKPFVAFDIFGSSGGYTKFRVIINEGQNRELRRFFGYFDLEVMDLKRVSFGRVDLGMLKPGKWRYFENGEYEDLRDFLKANDIRY
- a CDS encoding YbaK/EbsC family protein — protein: MSQRIFESIKELLSSQNAKFRVVSHAEARTSEEVARLRNTELGQGAKALVCSIKGVNLDALGDIVCSAPSHLRLADDKPRMKANKIFVLAVLPADHKANLDALTTALGGTKASLASPSEVLELTDCVFGSVPPFSFHKNLLLIADPSLFERYEEIAFNAGLLDHSIILNAKDYEKIVRPKLVKFAMIDQEM
- the ung gene encoding uracil-DNA glycosylase; amino-acid sequence: MQVNLEDVKIEPSWKDALKGEFLSPYFGDIKEKLIGAKRAGVVYPPSNLIFNAFNLTPFDAVKVVILGQDPYHGPNQAMGLSFSVPSGMRIPPSLVNIYKEIYDDLGIREPNSGDLTYWAKQGVLLLNASLTVGANMANSHSGFGWQIFTDAVIKILSRERENIVFLLWGNPAKAKIPLIDTNKHLVLTAAHPSPLARGAFFGCRHFSKTNFYLTQHAKTPIDWDLNNFKFRLS
- a CDS encoding DUF5339 family protein — encoded protein: MKKSLLAIAFLSAMSISATAADLSPTCEEYFKMVDKFVEMSKDNPQMAAMKSTYEDQKKQFAQLPKDSQEAACKPALEQMKQVMQAMPK
- a CDS encoding TonB-dependent receptor domain-containing protein; this translates as MCKLSKVTAIILFGVSSATAQMGGGSDVNSKRTDSNTTIATVRLDTVSIMANRSETDVAKYAGQVSILNQNDLVKSPSIIEDLGSVPGVQLGNDFGRQVGQYFNIRGFGYQSEARVIIEQDGIKRSASLFSNQISSFRVDNDLLKRVEVVKGASSVLHGSGAIGGIVSMQTKGVNDFINPGSDYGVTIGHRQESNHMNSNRAAIALRPVENFGFVLYGKHADFGTMKMAKDGKRTGIKYAINDERINTVFAKTEWAITDEHSIEASVFNYHENFITGWQSLYWSEPGALPTVGRLKQRDYSVMYKYTPLNNNWVNLSLQYYNARAQNHRIRSGILRRQPILIDYVNKDDRWGMRLKNESVFATGWLEHRLVTGVDYEHRKEDAIFLYNGEPSDFGSFPNFYKDLGIYAQDVFDVGKFEFTLGGRFDKFKRGVKLPGRSTSSESRFSPKFAVAYEVLDGVNLLAGYAETFRSPTPNETSPIGPLNPHYWYMSNPQLKPELAKEYELGFSIDKQNLLGDDELYFKATYYNGNIKDMIALQAKPGNPPFDPDAPNRRYGMYENVDHAKRHGIEVESKYAINNLVFSLGYDHTKIYDKATKKILTVYADKLTLGALYKYQPWGLSMGADVTHWFKPNNDEKEFVSQGVTYKNNDETFTIVNLKGKWEPKNFDSYLLNKGLKISFGINNLFNKEYIFPNGVKKTSRVGKGRNFYIDFEKTF
- a CDS encoding replication-associated recombination protein A; translated protein: MQAFALRFRPQKLDDIYGQSDIVAVFKKFIANEKIPHSIFYGLAGCGKTSFARAIAAEMSYDFYEFDGGNLKVEEFRKILKNYENALNKPIFFIDEIHRLSKTQQEALLIPMENYRAIIIGASTENPFFTLSSGIRSRSMLFEFKPLNSRDFERLLTRVSDEIKFDIDDEAKEYLFKSSGGDARSFLNLLEFALSLGTNITLENLKILRANAVSEGVSEDDTHYHLASAFIKSLRGSDENAVIYYLARLIDAGESADFIARRMVIFASEDIGNANPNALNLAVSTLTAVSKIGYPEARIILSQCAVYLAHSPKSNSSYLAINSALKYVKNEQPLKIPPYLVNTDPQIKNYLYPHDFGGWVEQKYLEKPLKFYESKGIGFEKTLDEWIGKIKIKK
- a CDS encoding alanine/glycine:cation symporter family protein, giving the protein MELFTDLVSKINSFVWGPYFLIALLCGTGLYFTIRLKFVQIFKFKDGWDRLFGSFSLHGEAAGKHGMSSFQAVATAVAAQVGTGNLVGASTAIIMGGPGAIFWMWCAAFLGMATNFAEICLAQVYRTKDNSGHTIGGPAFYISRGLGGKMGKILATFFALAIILALGCMGNMVQANSISDGFAGAFGVPQWLMGVILAVICAVVFIGGVKTIARVAEKVVPLMAILYVFVGLVIMCVNFKEIPGVISIIFEAAFDPSAAWGGAVGASIATAMRYGIARGLFSNEAGMGSTPHAHAAAQVKHPVEQGMLGIMSVFVDTFVVLNITVFVVLSSNVIDPANIHALGGITLVQEAFSSHLLGHTLGYSFVAICLFFFAFTTIIGWYYFAEINVRYLFGPKAVKILQILVVAFVFMGSLLKIKLVWELSDLFNGLMVIPNLIAVLILSPIVVKLLKDYNDKKDYNVKDYIRYGKQNNL